The genomic interval ggtgctgtctcTGTTTCTTTGTTTACCAATGCTCAGTAGGGCTGGGTGATTATGGAGACACAGACTACCTATGAGGTTTTGAGCCTTCAGGGCTAAGGTTCAGCAACACTGAGTCGTAGATGGTTTGGTACCAAATGCATGGGtgcaacattaaagggatcctatcagtcagacacaattttttgtaagtaccacatcggaatagccttctccgcgctgccgtccgcctacaatctctcagtatgtaaatgagttctctcccagcGAGAAAGTGGCCacctacaatactgtgcaagcggccatattctcgtggtctgtgggcatgcgcagtctgctatgcccgaggccttagaagttacaagccactgccggaagaagaggctgaagatgacgctgctgaagaaaaggaggcggtactggagagagttctctcgcagcattggggacgcccccagtgctgtctgagtgctggggactgccccctgtgctgcgagatagctcatttacataccgacaagaaccgggattgtaggcgaacggcggcaaggagaagatgacgaaaggtaggagatgaatagcctttcttaaggctattccgacgtggtaccgacaaaaaaattgtgtctgacggataggatccctttaaatgatcaTCAGGTCAAATAAAAGGATCTAGCACTATAAAACACTTCCTAATCTACATATATCAGGTTACATTCAGCACAGTTAACCAGATTTATTTTCAGGCCATTGGCCTCATCTGTGACGTTTCTTTTGCCAGCTAACTAGCCCTCCCTGTGAGTAGTTAAGTCAGCAAACAATATATTGTATGTGGGAATGATTTAGTCCCTACGATTTCATTGCAGAGGAGAGTGAAGAAGGGAGAGGTACACAGAGTGAAGGCAGGCAAAAAAATCACTACATGTAAATAACTGATACAAGGAGcagaaagtaaaataaagccatgaaaatggaaaaaactaTGGAACAGGGAGGATTCAGATAATTTTAGGAAGCTGGAGAATCCCTATAGAATCCGCAAACCGTATGTAAGCGGCTACAATCGGATTCACTATAAAGCTAGTGAGTCTTCTGAATGTAGTCCAGGTATCAGGGCAGGCGACAGCCATACTGGCACTCACAGAACTTGTACATTGAGCTTGTGATCTGTCAGGGCATTGCTAAGATATgacggagccttcacacggagttacgctccgctcattctgaatgtaaaactcgttcagaatgagcgtgtaagaaccagatcccattgatttcaatgtgatacgtgcgtttgCCGGCACCCAtacaaatcaatgggatctggttcttaccgctcattctgaatgagttttacattcagaatgagcggagcgtaactccgtgtgaaggctcccttaggaggAGACTAGAAGGAAAATTGGATGACTAGACTGACACAGCCTCACCCATAAGCACAGTTGTGTTATCATCATGATAAATGTGTGCAAGCATTGGTTAAAAAAACCCATCACAATATGATATTTAAGTAAGAATAATCTCAACTTACCATCATGATCACACATAGATCCCGACCCACAACAGAAGAAACAAAACCCCGAATCCCATGAAGAGCGAGGCTACCAGCGAAATGAGGAGCTCCTTGTATACGTCCCTAGTGTACTTTGTGGAGGTCACCTCATAGCTTTAGCGATGCATTAAGGAAAAACAGACCTGGGCAACATATGAAGGCTATAATAAGATACTGTAATTTTGACATAAGGGTTAAGTCATGTAAAAGATTTGAGAGTCCACTAACTCTACAAGTCTCACCGATATTgctaggataggctatcaattacAGATGGCCAGGGCTCTGATTCTGGTCAGTTTGTCTATACAGGGCGCTGAAGCTTTGTCTTGTTTAATCGGATGTGATACTACTGCAATGGCGCAGTGCAATGCAAGCAATGATGAGGCCGCAACACTTGACAAATCGGTGGGGTGCTGAGAGTCAGACTCCTACCAAACCCGATCATTGAAAACCACTATAAAGAAACCTGTTTCTGTTTTACACCAATACCCCAGGTCATTTTACAACACAGCAAGTTATATTGGCTGCAGAATTTCCTCAATGGCTTCCCGTCACTGTTCTGGTGATCACATGCACTCATGTTACCCAGCTTTACaaaagtgacgctaggttcacactagcgttcggcagtccgttctcagctttccgtctcctgcatgcagaagacagaaatctgtcagaccgggtccggccatgagcggcggtgagcgttttatgctctctgccgtgaaaccgtgtttttttaaaacggacacagagtactgaaagtccgactctgtgtccgattaaaaaaaaaacggtttcgcagcggagagcataaaacgctcaccgccggacatctttcaaacccattcaaatgaatgggtgagaaagagtcctgcaggtttccatctcctgcctctgttttgtgcaggaaacggaaacttgtagaacggagaccgg from Leptodactylus fuscus isolate aLepFus1 chromosome 7, aLepFus1.hap2, whole genome shotgun sequence carries:
- the TMEM258 gene encoding dolichyl-diphosphooligosaccharide--protein glycosyltransferase subunit TMEM258, producing the protein MELEAMSRYTSPVNPAVFPHLTVVLLAIGMFFTAWFFVYEVTSTKYTRDVYKELLISLVASLFMGFGVLFLLLWVGIYV